In a single window of the Chelonia mydas isolate rCheMyd1 chromosome 8, rCheMyd1.pri.v2, whole genome shotgun sequence genome:
- the SCGB3A2 gene encoding secretoglobin family 3A member 2, with amino-acid sequence MKLTVVFTLVTLALCCYSASAVLGVAGSLVSNLVPDVVPNRVPVPFSVLTDLVGGVQGCVNQLTPKALSALHRVLGILNVLG; translated from the exons ATGAAGCTGACAGTTGTCTTCACGCTTGTCACCCTGGCGCTTTGCTGCTACTCAG CTTCTGCTGTCCTGGGCGTGGCTGGCAGTCTTGTGTCAAACCTTGTGCCAGATGTGGTGCCAAACCGGGTTCCCGTTCCTTTCAGCGTCCTCACTGATCTGGTTGGAGGGGTACAGGGCTGTGTGAACCAGCTCACCCCCAAAGCGCTATCTGCTCTTCATAGGGTGCTG